The proteins below are encoded in one region of Amycolatopsis magusensis:
- a CDS encoding TIGR03767 family metallophosphoesterase: MSGLSRRGFVTAAGATGAGLLLSTPLASAIDRAMGYSAARAVSTAGTTLEAVATPVTPGPAYSRLTAGPGWPLVVREDITAAKSGRDDRRTARASFVQFTDMHLTDVQSPARFEYLHPFTGSAHRPQEALGPAATTSLLRRVNGLPGGPFTGRGFDFMMTTGDNTDNHEQIELKWFLDTLNGGTVTPNTGDPDRYEGVQDSGAPLYWNPGKPLDDAYTQKGFPQLPGLLDAAIAQYDSPGLDIPWLCTFGNHDNTPVGSLPANIPGIDHWYTGRYKVIGKDESEARKLAASLERGGVPVAQLFGGTGTIREVTPDERRRTFSTAEFVQAHLDASNTGPGPVGHGFTGDNADGRNVYYTFRIAPGLTGISLDTTTLAGLADGSIGLGQYLWVEKTLQRGSSKYYDFWGNKVTQQVTDELFVLFSHHTSDTMGNILPDSRHPLEPRLNGDTFVGLLKRFPNVLAWVNGHTHLNGIVAHAGATPAQSFWEINTASHIDFPQQARIIEVADNGDGTLSLFTTLVEADAPYAADYGDTSAQALASLYRELSYNDIHADPIRLGQPADRNTELLLVNPLA, encoded by the coding sequence ATGAGCGGACTGAGCAGGCGCGGATTCGTCACGGCGGCCGGGGCCACGGGTGCCGGGCTGCTGCTGAGCACCCCGCTGGCCTCGGCCATCGACCGCGCGATGGGCTACAGCGCCGCGCGGGCGGTGAGCACGGCCGGCACCACGCTCGAAGCCGTCGCCACGCCGGTCACGCCCGGTCCGGCGTACAGCAGGCTCACCGCGGGCCCCGGCTGGCCGCTGGTGGTGCGCGAGGACATCACCGCGGCGAAGTCCGGCCGCGACGACCGGCGCACCGCCAGGGCGTCCTTCGTGCAGTTCACCGACATGCACCTCACGGACGTCCAGAGCCCGGCGCGGTTCGAGTACCTGCACCCGTTCACCGGCTCGGCGCACCGCCCGCAGGAGGCGCTCGGGCCCGCCGCCACCACCTCGCTGCTGCGCCGGGTCAACGGCCTGCCCGGCGGCCCGTTCACCGGGCGCGGGTTCGACTTCATGATGACCACGGGCGACAACACCGACAACCACGAGCAGATCGAGCTGAAGTGGTTCCTCGACACGCTCAACGGCGGCACGGTCACCCCCAACACCGGCGATCCGGACCGCTACGAGGGCGTGCAGGACTCCGGCGCGCCGCTGTACTGGAACCCCGGCAAGCCGCTGGACGACGCGTACACCCAGAAGGGTTTCCCGCAGCTGCCCGGCCTGCTCGACGCGGCCATCGCGCAGTACGACTCCCCCGGCCTGGACATCCCGTGGCTGTGCACCTTCGGCAACCACGACAACACCCCGGTCGGCAGCCTGCCGGCGAACATCCCGGGCATCGACCACTGGTACACCGGCCGGTACAAGGTCATCGGCAAGGACGAGAGCGAAGCCAGGAAGCTCGCCGCCTCGCTGGAACGCGGCGGAGTGCCGGTGGCGCAGCTGTTCGGCGGTACCGGCACGATCCGCGAGGTCACCCCGGACGAGCGCCGCCGCACCTTCTCCACCGCCGAGTTCGTGCAGGCCCACCTGGACGCGTCGAACACCGGCCCCGGGCCGGTCGGCCACGGCTTCACCGGCGACAACGCCGACGGCCGCAACGTCTACTACACGTTCCGCATCGCCCCCGGCCTGACCGGGATCAGCCTGGACACCACCACGCTGGCCGGGCTCGCCGACGGCTCGATCGGCCTCGGCCAGTACCTCTGGGTGGAGAAGACGCTGCAGCGCGGCAGCTCGAAGTACTACGACTTCTGGGGCAACAAGGTCACCCAGCAGGTCACCGACGAGCTGTTCGTGCTGTTCAGCCACCACACCAGCGACACGATGGGCAACATCCTGCCCGACTCGCGGCACCCGCTGGAGCCGCGGCTGAACGGCGACACCTTCGTCGGCCTGCTCAAGCGCTTCCCCAACGTGCTCGCGTGGGTCAACGGCCACACCCACCTGAACGGGATCGTCGCGCACGCCGGCGCCACCCCGGCCCAGAGCTTCTGGGAGATCAACACCGCCTCGCACATCGACTTCCCGCAGCAGGCGCGGATCATCGAGGTGGCCGACAACGGCGACGGCACGCTCTCGCTGTTCACCACGCTGGTCGAGGCCGACGCACCCTACGCCGCCGACTACGGCGACACCTCGGCGCAAGCGCTTGCGTCCTTGTACCGCGAGCTTTCCTACAACGACATCCACGCCGATCCGATCCGCCTGGGCCAGCCCGCCGACCGGAACACCGAACTGCTGCTGGTGAACCCGCTAGCGTGA
- a CDS encoding PaaI family thioesterase, producing MTDDFSKLIPFAARLGVHITEATAERVRGRIDWSADLTTTGGALHGGLLMSLADTTGAVCAFLNLPEGAQGTTTIESKTNFLRAVREGHVVATSKPLHAGRRVIVVETEVRDGAEKLIAKVTQTQAVL from the coding sequence ATGACCGACGACTTCTCGAAGCTGATCCCGTTCGCCGCCCGCCTCGGCGTCCACATCACCGAGGCGACGGCGGAGCGGGTGCGCGGCCGGATCGACTGGTCGGCGGACCTGACCACCACCGGGGGCGCGCTGCACGGCGGGCTGCTGATGTCGCTGGCCGACACCACCGGCGCCGTCTGCGCCTTCCTCAACCTGCCCGAGGGCGCGCAGGGCACCACCACGATCGAATCGAAGACGAACTTCCTGCGCGCGGTCCGCGAAGGGCACGTGGTGGCCACGTCGAAGCCGCTGCACGCCGGGCGGCGCGTGATCGTCGTGGAGACCGAGGTGCGCGACGGCGCGGAGAAGCTGATCGCCAAGGTCACGCAGACCCAGGCGGTGTTATGA
- a CDS encoding peptidase C39 family protein, whose protein sequence is MRGRLLLSLLSVGLLATTAAPASAAPPVQDEAIDYHEWASTRDFRAGTLDGVALGPGGLRLTRPIGTVERTEPALGTTRTYEYGRWTSPDYRHGFDATELIASWNALTPAKTWLQVEVKATTATGENTAWYILGQWASGDQDIHRTTVDGQSDAHASVSVDTLVANDGVTLSSYQVRATLYREAGSAATPTVSSLGAMASNVPARFEVEPTEPGVATGIELAVPRHAQNLHKGKYPEFGGGGQSWCSPTSTAMVTEFWGRRPSAEDMSWLPADYVDPTVAHGARFTYDYSYEGTGNWPFNTAYAASLGLKGHITRLHSLNELESYIAKGIPVITSQSFLAEELDGAGYGTAGHIFVVVGFTAEGDVIVNDPATNSNDTVRNVYKRDQFEKIWQRTKRYTASGNVASGPGGVVYLITPPK, encoded by the coding sequence ATGCGTGGACGTCTGTTGCTGTCGTTGCTCTCGGTCGGCCTGCTGGCCACGACCGCCGCCCCGGCGAGCGCCGCACCACCGGTGCAGGACGAGGCGATCGACTACCACGAGTGGGCCTCGACCAGGGACTTCCGCGCGGGCACGCTCGACGGTGTGGCGCTGGGCCCCGGTGGGCTGCGGCTGACCCGCCCGATCGGCACCGTCGAGCGCACCGAACCGGCACTGGGCACCACGCGCACCTACGAATACGGCCGCTGGACCTCCCCGGACTACCGCCACGGCTTCGACGCCACCGAGCTGATCGCCTCGTGGAACGCGCTCACCCCGGCGAAGACCTGGCTGCAGGTCGAGGTCAAGGCGACCACGGCCACCGGCGAGAACACCGCCTGGTACATCCTCGGCCAGTGGGCCTCCGGCGACCAGGACATCCACCGGACCACGGTCGACGGCCAGTCCGACGCACACGCCTCGGTCAGCGTCGACACCCTCGTCGCCAACGACGGCGTCACGCTCAGCTCGTACCAGGTGCGCGCCACCCTCTACCGGGAAGCGGGCAGCGCGGCCACCCCGACGGTCAGCTCGCTCGGCGCGATGGCGTCGAACGTGCCGGCGCGGTTCGAGGTGGAGCCGACCGAACCGGGCGTGGCCACCGGGATCGAGCTGGCGGTGCCACGGCACGCGCAGAACCTGCACAAGGGCAAATACCCGGAGTTCGGCGGTGGCGGGCAGAGCTGGTGCAGCCCGACGTCGACCGCGATGGTCACCGAGTTCTGGGGCCGCAGGCCGAGCGCCGAGGACATGTCGTGGCTGCCCGCGGACTACGTGGACCCGACCGTCGCGCACGGTGCCCGCTTCACCTACGACTACTCGTACGAGGGCACCGGCAACTGGCCGTTCAACACCGCCTACGCGGCTTCGCTCGGGCTCAAGGGGCACATCACCCGGCTGCACTCGCTGAACGAGCTGGAGTCCTACATCGCCAAGGGCATCCCGGTGATCACCTCGCAGTCGTTCCTGGCCGAGGAACTGGACGGCGCCGGGTACGGCACCGCCGGGCACATCTTCGTGGTGGTCGGCTTCACCGCCGAGGGCGACGTCATCGTCAACGACCCGGCGACGAACAGCAACGACACCGTGCGCAACGTGTACAAGCGGGACCAGTTCGAGAAGATCTGGCAGCGCACCAAGCGGTACACCGCCTCGGGCAACGTCGCCTCGGGCCCAGGCGGCGTCGTCTACCTGATCACCCCACCCAAGTAA
- a CDS encoding S-(hydroxymethyl)mycothiol dehydrogenase has product MPYEVQGVVSRVKGEPVSLETVLVPDPGPGEAVVSVQACGVCHTDLHYREGGINDEFPFLLGHEAAGVVEQVGAGVTDLEPGDFVILNWRAVCGTCRACKRGRPWYCFSTHNAHQPMTLADGTKLSAALGIGAFLEKTLVHSGQCTKVSREAEPAVAGLLGCGVMAGIGAAINTGAVGRGDSVAVIGCGGVGAAAVAGSRLAGADRIIAVDTDERKLTWAKDFGATHTFNAAGKSEDEVVEAIQELTGSFGADVVIDAVGRPETWREAFYARDLAGTVVLVGVPTPDMRLEMPLIDFFSRGGSLKSSWYGDCLPSRDFPLLVDLYLQGRLPLDKFVTERIPLDGVEQAFARMHSGDVLRSVVTF; this is encoded by the coding sequence ATGCCGTACGAAGTCCAGGGCGTGGTTTCGCGGGTGAAGGGCGAGCCGGTCTCGCTGGAGACGGTGCTCGTGCCCGACCCCGGTCCGGGTGAGGCGGTGGTCTCGGTGCAGGCCTGCGGGGTCTGCCACACCGACCTGCACTACCGCGAGGGCGGGATCAACGACGAGTTCCCGTTCCTGCTCGGCCACGAGGCCGCCGGGGTGGTCGAGCAGGTCGGCGCCGGTGTCACCGACCTGGAACCGGGCGACTTCGTCATCCTGAACTGGCGCGCGGTCTGCGGCACCTGCCGCGCCTGCAAGCGCGGGCGGCCGTGGTACTGCTTCTCCACGCACAACGCCCACCAGCCGATGACGCTCGCCGACGGCACGAAACTGAGTGCGGCACTGGGCATCGGCGCCTTCCTCGAGAAGACGCTGGTCCACAGTGGACAGTGCACGAAGGTCAGCCGCGAGGCCGAGCCCGCGGTGGCCGGGCTGCTCGGCTGCGGGGTGATGGCGGGCATCGGGGCGGCGATCAACACCGGCGCGGTGGGCCGCGGCGATTCGGTGGCGGTGATCGGCTGCGGTGGTGTGGGTGCCGCGGCGGTGGCCGGGTCCCGGCTGGCCGGGGCGGACCGGATCATCGCGGTGGACACCGACGAGCGCAAGCTCACCTGGGCCAAGGACTTCGGCGCCACGCACACGTTCAACGCCGCGGGCAAGTCCGAGGACGAGGTCGTCGAGGCCATCCAGGAGCTGACCGGTTCCTTCGGCGCGGACGTGGTGATCGACGCGGTCGGCCGCCCGGAGACCTGGCGCGAGGCGTTCTACGCGCGCGACCTGGCGGGCACCGTGGTGCTGGTGGGCGTGCCGACCCCGGACATGCGGCTGGAGATGCCGCTGATCGACTTCTTCTCGCGCGGTGGCTCGCTGAAGTCGTCCTGGTACGGCGACTGCCTGCCGTCGCGGGACTTCCCCCTGCTGGTGGACCTCTACCTGCAGGGCAGGCTGCCGCTGGACAAGTTCGTCACCGAACGGATCCCGCTCGACGGCGTGGAGCAGGCGTTCGCCCGGATGCACTCCGGGGACGTGCTGCGCAGCGTGGTGACCTTCTGA
- a CDS encoding gamma-glutamylcyclotransferase family protein: protein MHLDGAGYEVPDPPDLEGRLPVLAYGSNACPAKITWLRRALGLTGAVTVLQAKCTGLAAVWAAGRRVVDDQRPATLAAMPGVVEEHAVWLATPEQLRVLDVCEGRGNRYHLARVHTGEVTLANGASLPDVLAYVAASPIRLPLLVGGSPIRTAEVPQAQAGAMTGETAESHGLEVTVIESD, encoded by the coding sequence GTGCACCTCGACGGCGCCGGGTACGAGGTGCCGGACCCGCCCGACCTCGAAGGGCGCCTCCCGGTACTGGCCTACGGCTCGAACGCCTGCCCGGCGAAGATCACCTGGCTGCGGCGGGCGCTCGGGCTCACCGGCGCGGTGACCGTGCTGCAGGCGAAGTGCACCGGCCTCGCCGCGGTGTGGGCGGCGGGCCGGCGCGTGGTCGACGACCAGCGCCCGGCCACCCTGGCCGCCATGCCGGGCGTGGTCGAGGAGCACGCGGTCTGGCTGGCGACGCCGGAGCAGCTGCGGGTGCTGGACGTCTGCGAGGGCCGGGGAAACCGGTATCACCTCGCGCGGGTACACACGGGCGAGGTAACCCTGGCGAACGGCGCGTCCTTGCCGGACGTCCTCGCCTACGTGGCGGCGTCACCGATCCGGTTGCCGTTGCTGGTCGGCGGAAGTCCGATCCGGACCGCCGAGGTGCCACAGGCCCAGGCCGGGGCCATGACCGGGGAGACCGCGGAGTCGCACGGCCTCGAGGTCACGGTCATCGAATCCGATTAA
- a CDS encoding PRC and DUF2382 domain-containing protein → MTGTMRPQDLIDSPVVDPAGSKIGKVGTVYLSDDTHQPEWVTVKTGLFGHRESFVPLDGADLANDGLHVQVDKDQVTDAPQIDADGHLSPEDSGELYRYYGLPMQRDRAGEDRADRKRDSMRRDKAEMGGMAGTTGAAGTAGMTGRDKKTTAGMTGKGKEATAAKHELRDAEKQRGGEDMIRSEERFNVGTEEVEAGRVRLRKYVVTEEQQVSVPVSHEEVHIEREPITDGEAGKARIGEAEQDVILHAEKPVVRKEAVPVERVRMGKERVTDTETVTGELRKEQIEIDDDSKLRDRDRDRKNR, encoded by the coding sequence ATGACCGGCACGATGCGCCCGCAGGATCTCATCGACTCACCCGTGGTCGACCCGGCCGGAAGCAAGATCGGGAAGGTGGGCACGGTCTACCTCTCCGACGACACCCACCAGCCGGAGTGGGTGACGGTGAAAACCGGGCTGTTCGGCCACCGCGAGAGCTTCGTCCCACTCGACGGCGCGGACCTGGCGAACGACGGCCTGCACGTCCAGGTGGACAAGGACCAGGTGACCGACGCCCCGCAGATCGACGCGGACGGCCATCTGTCCCCCGAGGACAGTGGCGAGCTGTACCGCTACTACGGCCTGCCGATGCAGCGCGACCGCGCCGGTGAGGACCGGGCGGACCGCAAGCGCGACAGCATGCGCCGCGACAAGGCCGAAATGGGCGGCATGGCGGGAACCACCGGAGCCGCGGGAACAGCCGGGATGACCGGCAGGGACAAGAAAACGACCGCCGGGATGACCGGCAAGGGCAAGGAAGCGACCGCCGCCAAGCACGAGCTCCGCGACGCCGAGAAGCAGCGCGGTGGCGAGGACATGATCCGCTCGGAGGAGCGGTTCAACGTCGGCACCGAAGAGGTCGAGGCCGGGCGCGTGCGGTTGCGCAAGTACGTGGTCACCGAGGAGCAGCAGGTCTCCGTACCGGTGAGCCACGAAGAGGTGCACATCGAGCGCGAGCCGATCACCGACGGCGAGGCGGGCAAGGCCCGGATCGGCGAGGCGGAGCAGGACGTCATCCTGCACGCCGAAAAGCCCGTGGTGCGCAAGGAAGCCGTGCCGGTGGAGCGGGTGCGGATGGGCAAGGAACGGGTGACCGACACCGAGACCGTCACCGGCGAGCTCCGCAAGGAGCAGATCGAGATCGACGACGACTCGAAGCTGCGTGACCGGGACCGCGACCGCAAGAACCGGTGA
- a CDS encoding FAD-binding oxidoreductase, translating into MSELVDHRLRGAWTPEGADAAHLPAKAMRWLTERIGNPGDPARVIPPAGLRVPESSLAADAEEALRDVVGAAHVQTERAERLSRAGGLSYLDLLRRRHPGELPVPDAVVLPADPDEVQRVLEVCVRFDLAVVPFGGGTSVVGGVRAARGDKAAVIVLDLVRLDRLVSVDPVSRIAVLQAGVRGPQAEELLAEHGFTLGHIPQSHERATIGGFAATRSAGQASSGYGRFEDMVTGVRLATPCGQWRLGVAPASAAGPDLRQLAVGSEGALGVLTEVGLRVRPVPKVRRYQGYVLDGWDTAAALVRRLAQSGALADVTRLSDEDETEVSLSLSGGWKTAAVSRYLKARGVSRPCLLILGWEAQSTREIALRRAETGRLVRAAGGLSLGKAAGESWRKGRFNGPRQRDALLDLGVCVETLETAAHWSSVDTLRDAVRTALRDSFDSSVVMCHISHAYETGASLYFTVLAARSVEDPEGQWLRAKKAASEAITGLGTISHHHAVGMDHAPYLGEEIGEIGLSVLAAAKAAVDPTGIMNPGKLIG; encoded by the coding sequence GTGAGCGAACTAGTTGACCACCGCCTGCGGGGCGCGTGGACGCCCGAGGGCGCGGACGCGGCCCACCTCCCGGCGAAGGCGATGCGCTGGCTCACCGAGCGTATCGGGAATCCGGGTGATCCCGCACGGGTCATTCCGCCCGCCGGACTGCGAGTACCCGAATCTTCGCTGGCAGCGGACGCGGAAGAGGCCCTGCGTGACGTCGTCGGCGCCGCGCACGTGCAAACGGAGCGTGCGGAACGACTGAGCCGCGCGGGTGGGTTGTCCTATCTGGACCTCCTGCGCCGGCGGCACCCCGGCGAGCTGCCGGTGCCGGACGCGGTGGTGCTGCCCGCGGACCCGGACGAGGTGCAGCGCGTGCTCGAGGTGTGCGTGCGGTTCGACCTCGCGGTGGTGCCGTTCGGCGGCGGCACCTCGGTGGTCGGCGGGGTCCGGGCGGCCCGCGGGGACAAGGCCGCGGTGATCGTGCTCGACCTAGTGCGGCTGGACCGGCTGGTCTCGGTCGACCCGGTGTCCCGGATCGCCGTGCTGCAGGCCGGGGTCCGCGGCCCGCAAGCCGAGGAACTGCTGGCGGAGCACGGGTTCACGCTCGGGCACATCCCGCAGTCCCACGAGCGGGCGACCATCGGCGGGTTCGCCGCGACGCGGTCCGCCGGGCAGGCGTCCAGCGGCTACGGCCGGTTCGAGGACATGGTCACCGGCGTGCGGCTGGCCACCCCGTGTGGACAGTGGCGCCTCGGCGTCGCGCCGGCTTCGGCGGCCGGGCCCGACCTGCGGCAGCTCGCCGTGGGCAGCGAGGGCGCCCTCGGCGTGCTGACCGAGGTCGGGCTGCGGGTGCGGCCGGTGCCGAAGGTCCGCCGGTACCAGGGTTACGTGCTGGACGGCTGGGACACCGCGGCCGCGCTGGTGCGGCGGCTGGCCCAGTCGGGTGCGCTGGCCGACGTGACGCGGTTGTCCGATGAGGACGAAACCGAGGTTTCGCTGTCGTTGAGCGGCGGCTGGAAGACCGCGGCCGTGAGCCGTTACCTCAAGGCACGCGGGGTTTCGCGGCCCTGCCTGCTGATCCTCGGCTGGGAAGCGCAGTCAACCAGGGAGATCGCGCTGCGCCGCGCGGAAACCGGGCGGCTGGTGCGGGCGGCCGGTGGCCTTTCGCTCGGCAAGGCGGCGGGGGAGTCCTGGCGCAAGGGCCGGTTCAACGGGCCGCGGCAGCGGGACGCGCTGCTCGACCTCGGGGTCTGCGTGGAGACGCTGGAGACCGCGGCGCACTGGTCCTCAGTGGACACCCTGCGGGACGCCGTGCGCACGGCCCTGCGGGATTCGTTCGATTCCTCGGTGGTGATGTGCCACATTTCGCACGCTTACGAAACGGGTGCTTCGCTCTATTTCACCGTGCTCGCCGCGCGTTCCGTCGAGGACCCCGAAGGGCAATGGCTGCGTGCCAAGAAAGCGGCCAGTGAGGCGATTACCGGATTGGGTACCATTTCGCACCACCACGCGGTGGGAATGGACCACGCGCCGTACCTGGGTGAGGAAATCGGCGAGATCGGGCTTTCGGTGCTCGCGGCCGCGAAGGCCGCGGTGGATCCGACCGGGATCATGAACCCGGGCAAGCTCATCGGCTGA
- a CDS encoding TetR/AcrR family transcriptional regulator, with the protein MPVERNISAARSASALADTRNRQAATRVSDDVLLDAARECVLAVGVRRTTLAEIARTAKVSRMTLYRRFPDVRSVLAALMTREFGALLQGASARGGAAATARGRLVESSVEAVRALVGDPLMRIVLDVDAELVLPYIVDRLGGTQRLAEQVIAALLAAGWADGTIRRGETAAQVRAILLVVQSFVLSLRPATADVDEEALLGEFRHLLDAALRP; encoded by the coding sequence ATGCCTGTCGAACGTAACATAAGCGCAGCTCGCAGCGCGTCGGCACTGGCCGACACCCGCAACCGGCAGGCCGCCACCCGGGTTTCCGACGACGTGCTGCTCGACGCGGCTCGCGAATGCGTGCTCGCGGTCGGTGTGCGCCGCACCACGCTCGCCGAGATCGCCCGCACCGCCAAGGTGAGCCGGATGACGCTGTACCGCCGGTTCCCGGACGTCCGCAGCGTGCTCGCGGCCCTGATGACGCGCGAATTCGGCGCGCTGCTGCAGGGCGCGAGCGCCCGCGGCGGGGCCGCGGCGACCGCGCGCGGCAGACTGGTCGAGAGCTCCGTCGAGGCCGTGCGCGCCCTGGTCGGCGACCCCCTCATGCGCATCGTGCTCGACGTGGACGCCGAACTGGTGCTGCCCTACATCGTCGACCGCCTCGGTGGCACTCAGCGCCTCGCCGAGCAGGTGATCGCCGCGCTGCTGGCGGCGGGCTGGGCCGACGGCACCATCCGCCGCGGCGAAACCGCCGCCCAGGTGCGCGCGATACTGCTGGTGGTCCAGTCGTTCGTGCTCTCATTGCGGCCCGCGACGGCCGATGTGGACGAAGAAGCGCTGCTCGGCGAGTTCCGGCACCTGCTCGACGCGGCTTTGCGGCCGTGA
- a CDS encoding glycerol-3-phosphate dehydrogenase/oxidase produces the protein MNPASLNAVRRSAELAQVAGGERVDLAVVGGGVTGAGIALDAAARGLSVVLLEANDLAFGTSRWSSKLVHGGLRYLAKGDFALAHESAVERGIMMTVTAPHLTRTLPQLFPLHTTTSRAQQSVISAGLQAGDVLRRATRTPGRVLPRPRTITRHEALALAPGLRRNGLRGALLSFDGALTDDARLVVALARTAASHGARILTRVRATKLLADRVQARDELTGQTLEVQARQVINATGVWAGELVESVRLRPSRGSHLILRGAAAGTSVSSVMIGVPGETNRFVFLLPQPDGNVYLGLTDEPVSGPIPSVPTVPESDVDFLLEVASSALARRLTHADVVGRFAGLRPLIAMPGGGRSADLSRKHAVLRSPDGVLTVVGGKLTTYRRMAADAVDAAGLHSGPSTTHKLPLVGAAPRSRLSTVDAPRRLVVKYGTEAPRIAAIGELDPALAEPVFAGSEISGAEVVWAIRNEGALDVDDVLERRTRLGLVPADASAARERVADLVDRSLRGLPSPT, from the coding sequence GTGAACCCGGCTTCCCTCAACGCCGTCCGGCGGAGCGCCGAGCTGGCGCAGGTGGCCGGCGGCGAGCGGGTCGACCTCGCGGTGGTCGGGGGCGGGGTGACCGGCGCGGGCATCGCGCTGGACGCCGCCGCGCGCGGGCTGTCCGTGGTGCTGCTCGAAGCGAACGACCTGGCCTTCGGCACCTCGCGCTGGTCGAGCAAGCTGGTCCACGGTGGCCTGCGGTACCTGGCCAAGGGTGATTTCGCGCTGGCGCACGAAAGCGCGGTCGAGCGCGGCATCATGATGACCGTCACCGCGCCCCACCTGACCCGCACGCTGCCGCAGCTCTTCCCGTTGCACACCACGACTTCGCGTGCCCAGCAGAGCGTGATCTCGGCCGGGTTGCAGGCCGGGGACGTGCTCCGGCGCGCCACCAGGACGCCGGGTCGCGTACTGCCCCGGCCGCGCACGATCACCCGGCACGAGGCGCTCGCGCTCGCACCCGGCCTGCGGCGCAACGGGTTGCGTGGCGCCCTGCTGTCGTTCGACGGCGCGCTCACCGACGACGCCCGGTTGGTGGTGGCGCTGGCGCGCACCGCCGCGTCACACGGCGCCCGGATCCTGACGCGGGTGCGCGCGACGAAGCTGCTGGCCGATCGCGTGCAGGCGCGGGACGAGCTGACCGGGCAGACGCTGGAAGTCCAGGCGCGCCAGGTGATCAACGCGACCGGTGTGTGGGCGGGCGAGCTGGTCGAATCGGTGCGGTTGCGCCCGTCACGCGGATCGCACCTGATCCTGCGCGGAGCCGCGGCGGGCACCAGCGTCAGCTCGGTGATGATCGGCGTGCCCGGGGAGACCAACCGGTTCGTCTTCCTGCTGCCGCAGCCGGACGGGAACGTCTACTTGGGACTGACGGACGAACCCGTCAGCGGCCCGATCCCTTCGGTGCCCACGGTTCCCGAGTCCGATGTGGACTTCCTGCTCGAGGTGGCTTCGTCGGCGCTGGCGCGGCGGCTGACCCACGCCGACGTGGTCGGCCGGTTCGCCGGGCTGCGCCCGCTGATCGCGATGCCCGGTGGCGGCCGCAGTGCGGACCTGTCGCGCAAGCACGCCGTGCTGCGCTCACCGGACGGCGTGCTCACCGTGGTCGGCGGCAAGCTGACCACCTACCGGCGCATGGCCGCCGACGCCGTCGACGCGGCCGGACTGCACTCGGGCCCGTCGACCACGCACAAACTGCCGCTCGTGGGCGCCGCGCCACGCTCGCGCTTGTCCACTGTGGACGCCCCACGGCGGCTGGTGGTCAAGTACGGCACCGAAGCACCGCGGATCGCCGCGATCGGCGAACTGGACCCGGCGCTGGCGGAGCCGGTGTTCGCGGGCAGCGAGATCTCGGGCGCCGAAGTCGTGTGGGCCATCAGGAACGAAGGCGCCCTGGACGTCGACGACGTCCTGGAGCGCCGCACCCGCCTGGGCCTGGTCCCGGCGGACGCCTCCGCCGCCCGGGAACGCGTCGCCGACCTGGTGGACCGCTCCCTACGAGGCCTGCCCAGCCCAACCTGA
- a CDS encoding helix-turn-helix transcriptional regulator → MSPVRRGKELPIHNRLQVLRAERGMSRAQLAEAVEVNPQTIGALERGDHYPSLDLAFRICEVFGLPVEAVFNRQPFTPLSTQVYSRGNP, encoded by the coding sequence ATGAGTCCGGTAAGACGTGGCAAGGAGCTGCCGATCCACAACCGGCTCCAGGTACTGCGGGCCGAGCGGGGGATGAGCCGGGCGCAGCTCGCCGAGGCGGTGGAGGTCAATCCGCAGACCATCGGCGCGCTGGAGCGCGGTGACCACTACCCCAGCCTCGATCTGGCGTTCCGGATCTGCGAGGTGTTCGGCCTCCCGGTCGAAGCGGTGTTCAACCGGCAGCCGTTCACCCCACTGTCCACACAGGTCTATTCGAGGGGGAACCCATGA